One genomic region from Siniperca chuatsi isolate FFG_IHB_CAS linkage group LG18, ASM2008510v1, whole genome shotgun sequence encodes:
- the htr1ab gene encoding 5-hydroxytryptamine (serotonin) receptor 1A b, with protein sequence MEGTNNTTAWSEFDNPSNKTPKPEDEEVKLSYQVVTSFLLGALILCAIFGNACVVAAIALERSLQNVANYLIGSLAVTDLMVSVLVLPMAALYQVLNRWTLGQVPCDIFISLDVLCCTSSILHLCAIALDRYWAITEPIDYMKKRTPRRAAVLISVTWLVGFSISVPPMLIMRSQPSSMAEDRANPKQCKIRQDPWYTIYSTFGAFYIPLTLMLVLYGRIFKAARFRIRRTVRKTEKKKVSDSCLALSPVLFHKKTPGDAQGKSWKRSVEPRPLPSVNGAVKHAEDGESLEIIEVHSNSKGNLPLPNTPSCVPLFESRHEKATEAKRKIALARERKTVKTLGIIMGTFILCWLPFFIVALVMPFCQESCYMPRWLEDVINWLGYSNSLLNPIIYAYFNKDFQSAFKKIIKCHFCRP encoded by the coding sequence ATGGAGGGCACAAACAACACGACGGCCTGGTCTGAGTTTGACAACCCTTCCAACAAGACCCCCAAACCTGAAGACGAGGAGGTGAAGCTGAGTTATCAAGTGGTCACATCTTTTCTGCTGGGCGCGCTCATCCTGTGCGCAATATTTGGGAACGCTTGCGTGGTTGCAGCCATCGCCTTGGAGCGGTCTCTCCAGAATGTGGCCAACTACCTGATCGGTTCTCTGGCTGTCACCGACCTGATGGTGTCGGTGCTGGTGCTGCCCATGGCGGCGCTTTACCAGGTGTTAAACCGGTGGACTCTTGGGCAGGTCCCGTGCGACATCTTCATCTCTCTGGATGTGTTGTGCTGCACGTCGTCCATCCTGCACCTGTGCGCCATCGCTCTGGACAGATACTGGGCGATAACCGAGCCCATAGACTACATGAAGAAGAGGACGCCGAGGAGAGCCGCCGTCCTCATCAGTGTCACCTGGCTCGTCGGATTCTCCATCTCAGTGCCGCCAATGTTAATCATGCGCTCCCAGCCCAGCAGCATGGCAGAGGACAGGGCGAACCCCAAGCAGTGTAAGATCAGGCAAGACCCCTGGTACACAATATACTCTACATTCGGGGCTTTTTACATCCCGCTCACGCTGATGCTGGTTTTATATGGGCGGATATTCAAAGCGGCCAGGTTTCGGATCAGGAGGACGGTGCGTAAAAcggagaaaaagaaagtgtcCGACTCTTGCTTGGCGTTATCCCCCGTCCTGTTCCACAAAAAGACTCCCGGAGACGCGCAGGGCAAGAGCTGGAAAAGGAGCGTGGAGCCCCGGCCGCTGCCGAGCGTCAACGGCGCGGTGAAACACGCGGAGGACGGCGAGTCTCTGGAGATCATCGAAGTTCACAGCAACTCCAAAGGCAACCTGCCGCTGCCCAACACCCCGAGCTGCGTGCCGCTGTTCGAGAGCAGGCACGAGAAGGCGACCGAGGCGAAGAGAAAGATCGCGCTGGCACGGGAGCGCAAAACGGTGAAGACTCTGGGCATCATCATGGGCACCTTCATCCTCTGCTGGCTGCCCTTCTTCATCGTCGCCCTGGTCATGCCTTTTTGCCAGGAGTCGTGCTACATGCCCCGCTGGCTGGAGGATGTCATTAACTGGCTGGGCTACTCCAACTCTTTACTCAACCCCATCATTTACGCGTACTTCAACAAAGACTTTCAGAGCGctttcaagaaaataatcaagtGTCATTTCTGCAGACCGTGA
- the LOC122865496 gene encoding inverted formin-2 yields MQTGHQVTSSTSLQVPPQSETAVLRNRHPFLLDTVQPVLLQAIINPKRAMEGPLQTTQPPRTCSSPGPAGKCWNLDVRVAVLLVTLAGAVILLLLYRLLQLRHRLRLARARHALEYYSFYHTATYTLKHPAPCQDQPAKNRTAPEATPPVQIVTLVTPNVITPLPPPPLPSPPPLPLPPPPVLPPPLLHTPPTLPPTPPVLAFPLPLPVIHTTPPSPHLSWGACSDADVYSRIGAFRPSRLSRLSNQSKVILFEHSSL; encoded by the exons ATGCAGACTGGTCATCAGGTCACCAGCAGCACCTCTCTCCAGGTCCCTCCCCAGTCTGAGACTGCTGTTCTCAGGAACAGACACCCATTCCTGCTGGACACCGTCCAGCCCGTCCTGCTGCAGGCCATCATCAATCCTAAGCGGGCTATGGAGGGACCCCTCCAGACAACACAGCCCCCCAGGACCTGCAGCTCACCAGGACCTGCTGGGAAATGCTGGAACTTGGATGTGAGGGTGGCCGTGCTTCTGGTGACTCTGGCTGGAGCTGtaatcctgctgctgctgtacagACTCTTACAGCTGAGACACAG GCTGAGGTTGGCCAGGGCGAGGCACGCTCTGGAGTACTACAGCTTCTACCACACCGCCACCTACACACTCAAACACCCTGCGCCTTGTCAGGACCAGCCAGCAAAGAACAGAACGGCTCCTGAAGCTACTCCGCCTGTCCAAATCGTAACCCTGGTGACACCCAATGTCATCACCCCACTTCCACCCCCACCGCTGCCTTCTCCACCCCCACTGCCACTCCCCCCACCTCCTGTCCTGCCTCCACCACTGCTCCACACTCCACCAACTCTCCCTCCAACACCTCCTGTCCTGGCCTTCCCTCTCCCCCTGCCTGTGATCCACACCACCCCGCCTAGCCCTCACCTGTCGTGGGGCGCCTGCTCAGACGCAGATGTGTACTCTCGGATCGGAGCTTTCAGGCCCTCTAGGCTCTCCAGACTCTCCAACCAATCGAAAGTCATCCTGTTTGAACATTCgtctctctga